In the genome of Bos mutus isolate GX-2022 chromosome 28, NWIPB_WYAK_1.1, whole genome shotgun sequence, the window aagcaaaaacaactgaGTGCTCTCCCACGTCGTTGACTTCCTTCTCACATTGCATgtcatgagatttttaaaaagttagctgCCACAAGTTTTGGAAAATGCCAGTGTTTAAAAATAGGTAATTGTGCTAATAAAGAATCAAACGTTTAGCAGAACAGATTTGAGGATTTCAAACCATTCAATGTTAAAACGAAAAGTGTGAAAATACCATTCTTTGGTCTAGATAAGCTGTTCCCTTTACATTAATTTAACATTCCAATGGCTTTTTGAAGACTCTGAAATGTTGAAACTCACTAGGCaaaaacaattatatatacatgtcgATGTATCATACAAATGAACCTTTAACAGAAAGTCTAGTCCAATAGCTGACTAAAGATACTTACgtacctttgtttaaaaaaaaaaagttagtgttTGAGTGTATAAGCACAGAAATAAGGAAGTTAAAAATTACCCATTGAGGGGAAATCTGTTTTACCAGTCTATAAATATTATACCTTTCTGGTTTCCTTGCTCTATTGAGTTCACAAGTAAACATTCAATTTGACATGCTAAAGATTCTAATGCTGGTGGAACAATTTCTGTACCTGGACAATTACTATATTATGATTTGTTTGATGGATAGTTAATGCATGTTGCTTCCTGTTTCACAGATATAGCTTCATTAATTGCCTCTTGATCACCTCCATCAGCTTCAAATACAGTTCCTCCAGCTCTCTCATTAACATCAGCATCATCTTCCAAACCATTGTAAAATTCTTCATTCTCACTTTCATCCTCCATGGGTTCTTCTAAACTTGGACTCTGGCACGTTCCACTATCACTGTTACTGCCGCAAGAACTAGAGGATAAGACATCATCTTCAGAGTCTGAATATACCTCAGCGCCATGGAAAATGTAACGGTTTGGTGGTAAAAACAGATACTGATTATCTGAAATACAGAAATAGAGAAatgggttatttccagttttctaggACTTAGTATGATTGTGGTGTTTGGATAAGCATAGAACCTATGCTTTTACCTGAGTATCATTACTAGAGGCTATTATTATATAGTTTCTCAACAATAAGCTATAGAGACACTCAGTCCTGGGTAGAAATCTTAGTTCTGCCACTCATAAACTTTGCAAATTGGGAGTGTtatctctgtgcctcaatttcctcatctgggtATGAAGTAATTTTCAAACCCTATGAGGTAAGTATGAAAAAATTGTAGAGAGCCATGTTCAACTAGGCTTAACCAACTCCTTTGAGATTTGGTGAGACGAAGTatccacccaccacccaccctcTGAATCAGAAGCTATTTTTCTATGAGTCCTATCATGTTAAAGTGTGAGAAGCACTGTGAAGCTTTCTTTTGCAAAGCCCTCCCAAATTAGCATCTGCAGTATAAGATTTGACCTCTCATGGTGAGGAGCCTTCCCCTCTGTCCCCTAAGCCAGAGTGACTCTCTCCCCAGTCAAGGCTCTTAAGAGCCCAGACTGATTCACAAAAGCTGACTACTGCATAGTTCATCTGGAGTAATATATACCTAAGTTTCTCTTCAAAATGACTTCCAAGCTTTTTTAAGACTCCGTCTTGATCCAGTTCTCACTCTGGAATAACCCATGTTTTGCAGCATGAAAACCACATTGTTTTCATGGAGAAGGGAGTTGAGTACCTGCATTCTAGCTGCTGGCAGACCCATCTAGTGATTATAACAGGACCATCTCCTCTGAATCACATCCTAGGAGCCAGTCTTCTAAGGGTCCCAGCACATGGCTGTTCTGCCCTTTTACGGGTTTATTAAAAACCAGTTCATTCTGCTCTGGCCCCCTTTAGAACTGTACAATCTATTTCTCAGTCCAAGTACCCTGTACCTGTTTTTGTCCTACTGGCAATCTTACCTTTAAGATATTCACATTTTAGTTCTTATATGCTCCAACTTCCTCCTTTTCAGCCCTGACCTCACTACAAATGGTGGCAAAGTAAATGAGTAAACTCCAGTTGTTTGGTTTAAACAGttaaaaatgttaagttttaCATTCTTTACATCAGTTATCTTTTCAAATGCTCACAATGCTCTGAGAGGTAGATCTGACAATGCAGTCAAATTCTGAAGCCTGTGTCTTTAAAGGTCTAAATTAGCAGAATAAAACCAAGGTATACCAATTTTCTGGGGCAGAGTTTTATACATTTGACCCATCTGTCAAAAAAGAGCCGAAGAATATTGTGAGTGCCTAAGCAgactttgaagaaggaaatggcaactcactccagtattcctgcctggagaatccaatgggcagaggggcctggcaggctacagtccatggggtcaaaaacaaGTCAAGACACAAAGGACTAACACACAAGCAGACTATATGACAGAGACTTATCTGACTAAATCAACAGCAATTTTTCTACTTCTGACTTTTGCCACATTGATAAGCATAAGTATTCTTCTATGCTTTTTCTAGTGTCTTCCCCATGAAGACTTCACCAACTTAACTTATAGTTAAGCCTTCTATAACTTAGTGCCCACTAAGTAGCatctaccttttaaaaatctcacctattttttttcccattcaccCATTTTTGTAATTATACCCAAATATCAGTTGCTTGGATGGGTGTTTGCAGAACTTGGTGCAGTCCTAGTTTGGAAATACCCAAAGGCTTATTCAACTGAACTAAAACTTATTTATGGCAAATGATTAGAATACGTAATACATTTGTCTAAAATTTCTTGCCAGTTTTCCCCACGTATGGTGAGTGAGAGTGTTTTAAGCAGTACAAGATTGTTGCATCTAAGAGCACAATTTTCCGTCTTAATTAGGGTTTTTCACCATAGGTTAATACTTGTGCACAAGTGGTTTTAAAAGGTAGAAAGTGATTTCACCCATATTAATACAAATTGGTAAGGACTTTTCATGAGTCAAAACAGAGCAGATGCTATTTCTGATAGTGGAGAAGAACCAGATGTTTTCCTAGATCTGAAACAGCAACAGGTTAACAGAACCTGGAATCTACCTGGCTCTTCTTCACTCTAGTTGTTTCCTTGGACAGGGTATTTAACCTCTGTGGTCCTTGTTTTCCCACCTGTACCTGAGAAGGAATAGTTTCCTGCCTAACTGAAATCAGAtactgaaatcagaaaatatgTCAAGTCACTGACGCTCAGTAAACACCCAAATCTTGTGATTTTCACCATCTAAAGCTCTTAGCAGAAAACAGCAGGGCACTCAGTAGTCCCCAATTAAATGCTTAACTTCTCACTCCCTAGAGAAACTCAAAGTACAGAGCACGCTGTTGGACACCATTTCTTCCCCATATTATTGAGATactgttttatctttttctagCTTAAAATCTCAGATTCAGTTTCTCTGAACACAATCAAGTATTAAAATTTAGCTGCATGAAGTTTACACTAACTAGCTTGCCAAAATTGCTCACTTCCTGCAAATATTccgttgaaactggagcctatcgtacagagtgaagtaagtcagaaagaaaaacaccaatacaatataacgcatatatgtggaatttagaaagatggtaatgatgaccctatacgTGAGACCACAAGAGATtcatgtaaagaacagacttttggactctgggagaaggcaagggtcagatgatgtgagagaatagcactgaagcatgtatattatgtgaaacagatcaccagtccaggttcgatgcatgagacagggtgctcagggccagtgcactgggatgaccctgagggatgagatggggagagaggagggttcaggatggggaacacacccatggctgattcatgtgaatgtatgtcaaaaatatttccactacaatattggaaagtaattaacctccaattaaaaaaaaaaaaaaatagttatatcCTCAAAATGGCCCAACAGCCTTTCTTACCATCAAGGCGTTTACTAATCTGCTCCTTTGCAAGTCTAGCTGGCCAGCATTTTCTCACTGTTTCAGCTACTGaagttctttcatttttctcaccaGAATTGGAGACAGCATTCTTCAAATCTGGACTCTCCAACTGTTCATTAACACTTTCAATGCTCCTAGTAGAAGTCTGTACTTCCTGTGATTTTTCTGTGACATGGTCTTTTGATTCAGACACATCTGGATCATCAACGTTACTCTTTGTTTCTTGGTCTAAAAGAGTGACAATCACTGAAGAATCTGGTGGTGAAGTTCTTTCTGGTGAACTTGAGCCTTCTGAAATATTGAGGGGTGTGGGTGGCAATTCTGACAAATGTGCCAACTCTTTTTGTATTCGAGGAGGTTTTTCAGTAATTTCTGAAAGCTTCACAGGGTTACAGCAAAGTTTGGCATATTCACCACCTAACCTATGACACAGTTCATTAATAATTACGTCACAGTCTCCAAGAAGCTCTACATCAAAATGCAGGTGAGGCAAAGGTTCCCTATTAATTAATATCTGAGGCACTTCATGGGGTATGGAACCTAAGATTAGGgtgaaaaaataagaattagaaaaaagaagGGAGGTGCACTTAtaaaaccaaaacacacacagTATGTTAAATCTTaacagggaatttcctggcaagttcagtggttaggaccctctgctttcactgccatggccagggtcctatccctggtcagggaaatgagTTCCTGTAAGCCAAAAGAAAATCTAACACTCCCCAATGCCAAAAAAAGACGCAACTCTAATCAAGCAATTATATACCATCACACTATTAAGTCAATAAATGAACAGCAAAATTTCTTCTATCACTTGATTACCTCTTGCCTCAAACTTTTACATTCTGtgttcagtttccttgtctgcatAATAGGGTAACTACTGCTCCACAAGATTGCAGTGAGGATTAAGTGACCTAATATGCAAAGTTCTTGGCTCTTAGTAGGTGAGAGTTTTCTCTACTTAAATGGCTTCTGATATAGTGTTTACTCTCCACTTTTGCTTAACATCACCAACACATTATACTACCCCACAGAAAGCTTGTCAGAAGTTCTCTGCTCTgtgtttaaatagaaaaaaacaaaactaagcttagacatgaaattttctttttagttacaAATTATCCTATAATCTACCTGAGTAATTTCTATTAAAGCAGCAGTTTAGCGGCCTATTTGCTGGTGTGAGGGTCTAATTCTCTCGTTAAGGGTTTGATATTCTCTCCTCTGCCCCTTTCCTCACTTTTATGGCACAACTGATGCAATAATTCAAGCCCCTCTATCTTCCTCCCCCTTCCTTGCTCactagagggagaaaaaaatgtagtATAGGAGCATGGGTTAAAGAAATATTCCTGAGAGTAACAGGGAATTCAGTTGTATTAGAGCATCTTTATACACATGAACACGCTTTTTGTTAGAGCTGATCTACATATAATGCTTATGACTTACTAAAACAATCATTTTGAGTCCCAAAATTCTATCTTACATGAGTACTTACACAATATCAAGCTATACATCTGAACCTACTAGAATGTGAAACATTAGCAACAGGCTCAAATTTAGATTAAAATAGATTATTCTTCATATTTCCCATGTATATGTAAATTAGTTGATGCTAACTCCTACTGCATTAAAAACACATCCCATCGAAAAGTTACATTGAACGGTTTCCCTGTTATTCTGTTTTGAAAACCCTCTATTCCCATTGAAATTTCAGATTAATCAATCTTCATGAACAAGAATATGTCACCTTTAAAAACTTGGGCTCTTTACCACTCTTAAATGAAGAACAAATCACTGGGGTATACTCTACATACCCACAGCCCATGGCAAAATATACAGAAatggttctttaaaaattattaccaaCTTACTTGGAATTAGTGCTACTGGTCTTACTTTCAGGGAAGATCCAATAACAATGAGAAGATCAACTTCATCTTTGTCATACTTCATGGCTCTATGAAACTGTTCTGGTAAATTTTCACCAAAAAAGACAATCTCTGGTTTCATGATAGCAAGCGGTTCATCAGCTGGGCATCTAGGACATCGAGGAACCACCTAGGTGTTCCAGGTTTTGGTTGAGGAGGGAAAGAGAATGCCAAGTCCAAGTTAGAACAGTCAACATTTCCACACTTAGTAAGAAatcatttcaaatttattaaagaaaacagaaaaactggaTAAATAGCAGAGAAAACTGGATAAAACCGAAACATCAACTATAAATGACCCCCCCACTTATTTCACTAGCAATGAAATACAATTGTGCTATTATCTGCTGCTAATATCTGTATAGACCCACATTTGACATTAAAgagaattaagaagaaaaagcaatgtgtatacatgtacatgagtcttaaccttaaaaaaaaataaaagtttgggaCTGCCTGGTggtcagatggttaagaatccacctgccaatgcagaggacatgggtttgattcctggtccaggaggatcacatgctgtggggcaactaagcacaTGCACCACCACTACTGAACCTGCCCCAGCCGCGCGAGGAGAGAGCCACCACcgcgagaagcccgcacaccacaaaaGCAGCCCCGCTCACTGCACCTAGAGAAGGTCTGCACGCAgccaaaacaaaactttaaaaagtagtaaGTCTGTAAAATACAATTCCATTCTAATATGCTATCTTCTCAtaattatatgattttatatacagCTAAGCACATTGAGTTTTATTTCTGGATGGTTTTTATGCTCTGCCAttatcttcttaaaatttttttggcaATGAGCATACatgaaatattttgtaatgtTTAGGAAGTCAATTTCATCATTCAAGAACGATTATGGGGACTtctttgatggtccagtggctaagactctgccctcccaccaCAGGGGCCCGGGTCCTGCCTCTGtccagggaactaaatcccacatgctgcaacaaagatccacaactaagacctggcgcagtcaaataaatactttttaaaaaagattatgaaGCGAAGTTTTCAACTTAAGGTAATGAAAGGTTTTTGGGTACTCCTCTGTAATCCCCCATAGTCATGGATGTTTCTGTACCACATAAATACTTTCAGGGGGAGGCAAAAAACAATTGAGGCAAAGGAAACAGATCAGAGACAAGCACAAATCTTAAGATATGGGTGATAAATTACCTGATTAAAAATATCTCCTCGTACAGCTTCACAGTCAACTTTGTATTTACAAATCAGGCAAGATGCTGTTGCAAAGGAACCTAAAAACAACCAACAAATACACGCTTtgttaaatatttccatttcttaaatAAGTTATAATATGATACTAGAAAAGCTGGAGACTTTAGAAATTTCAAGAGGTTCCACAAAAGAGATGTTGATATAACGACCCTTCCTAAAGCTACTCTTTTAATAATACTAACTCCTCCAGCACTAAAATTGCAAATTTGGAAGGTTACGATTGTATTAGCTTAACAGTTTTGTTTCAGAGACAGTTTAGATACAATAAAAGTTTATTCAAACTTGTTTTAAAGTCTTCAAATTTCTGAATCCTGTACATCTGACCTAA includes:
- the SIRT1 gene encoding NAD-dependent protein deacetylase sirtuin-1; its protein translation is MADEAALALQPGGSPSVVVAEREAPSPPAGEPLRKRPRRDGPGVGRSPGEPGGTAPERELPAAAGSCPAAAAALWREAQAAAAEEEDNGPGLQGLSREAPPADDFYDDDDEGEEEEEAAAAIGYRDNLLFGDEIITNGFHSCESDEDDRASHASSSDWTPRPRIGPYTFVQQHLMIGTDPRTILKDLLPETIPPPELDDMTLWQIVINILSEPPKRKKRKDINTIEDAVKLLQECKKIIVLTGAGVSVSCGIPDFRSRDGIYARLAIDFPDLPDPQAMFDIEYFRKDPRPFFKFAKEIYPGQFQPSLCHKFIALSDKEGKLLRNYTQNIDTLEQVAGIQKIIQCHGSFATASCLICKYKVDCEAVRGDIFNQVVPRCPRCPADEPLAIMKPEIVFFGENLPEQFHRAMKYDKDEVDLLIVIGSSLKVRPVALIPSSIPHEVPQILINREPLPHLHFDVELLGDCDVIINELCHRLGGEYAKLCCNPVKLSEITEKPPRIQKELAHLSELPPTPLNISEGSSSPERTSPPDSSVIVTLLDQETKSNVDDPDVSESKDHVTEKSQEVQTSTRSIESVNEQLESPDLKNAVSNSGEKNERTSVAETVRKCWPARLAKEQISKRLDDNQYLFLPPNRYIFHGAEVYSDSEDDVLSSSSCGSNSDSGTCQSPSLEEPMEDESENEEFYNGLEDDADVNERAGGTVFEADGGDQEAINEAISVKQEATCINYPSNKS